The Lucilia cuprina isolate Lc7/37 chromosome 5, ASM2204524v1, whole genome shotgun sequence genome includes a window with the following:
- the LOC111687382 gene encoding tribbles encodes MDTSNTNPNTTAVTAAAAAVTVNKIPYSQPGSPVPTELASNTRNSSSSSNVYTPPGTPSSSSLSTPKKNFLDAVMLQTLRKKLATPGGAFELQSLRLDSSLDAAVNVVKDRYVISAKPKHIPAAAFAKAPSCYRHLVDMNMSNLKCTDIFTGEQFLCKVINEPLHKVQQAYFKLQQEPDQCRSSIYGHQLIRGVKDIVALNSQRTYVILNAPQPVNACDTTVGVFEDLHTYLRDKHRLSEAETRCLFHQICETVMVCHRNGIILRDLKLKRFFFVDEARTKLQYESLEGSMILDNPEDDTLSEKIGCPLYTAPELLCPEPTYKGKPADMWALGVILYTMLVGQYPFFEKGNSNLITIIRQCFVQLPGHLSRSARWLLLALLRKNISDRVPIEHIFLSPWLKEQKPFHMYIPVDVAIPDDEDDCLSDNDSMDCMDIVEDDGVQPLDYSCSTLSLNYVNDSYAEMG; translated from the exons atggatACCTCTAACACAAACCCCAACACAACTGCAGTTACTGCAGCTGCCGCCGCCGTCACAGTTAACAAAATCCCTTATTCACAGCCGGGCTCACCAGTACCCACGGAATTAGCATCAAACACGCGCAACTCCAGCAGTAGTTCTAATGTCTATACACCACCCGGCACTCCCTCCTCTTCCAGCCTTTCCACCCCCAAGAAAAACTTTCTAGATGCTGTTATGCTACAAACCCTGCGCAAGAAACTTGCCACCCCTGGTGGCGCTTTTGAATTGCAATCTTTACGTTTGGATTCATCGCTAGATGCTGCCGTTAATGTGGTTAAGGATCGTTATGTTATATCGGCCAAACCTAAACATATACCCGCCGCTGCCTTTGCTAAGGCTCCCTCCTGCTATCGTCATCTAGTGGATATGAATATGTCTAATCTAAAATGTACCGATATCTTTACCGGTGAACAGTTCCTATGCAAGGTAATCAATGAACCTTTACACAAAGTACAACAGGCCTACTTTAAACTACAGCAGGAACCTGATCAATGTCGCAGCTCTATATATGGTCATCAGCTAATACGTGGAGTCAAGGATATTGTGGCGCTTAACAGTCAACGTACCTATGTTATTTTAAATGCTCCGCAACCTGTTAATGCCTGTGATACCACTGTGGGAGTATTTGAGGATTTACATACTTATCTGCGTGATAAGCATCGTTTATCGGAAGCCGAAACCCGCTGTCTATTCCATCAGATCTGTGAGACCGTTATGGTGTGTCATCGTAATGGCATAATTTTACGTGATCTTAAGCTGAAAAGATTCTTTTTTGTCGATGAAGCAAG aaCTAAACTTCAATATGAATCTCTTGAAGGTTCCATGATTCTGGATAATCCTGAGGATGATACTTTGAGTGAAAAAATTGGCTGCCCTCTTTACACTGCCCCCGAATTACTGTGTCCTGAACCTACCTATAAAGGCAAACCTGCCGATATGTGGGCTTTGGGtgttatactctacaccatgtTGGTGGGTCAATATCCTTTCTTCGAGAAAGGCAATAGCAATCTCATTACCATTATTAGACAATGTTTTGTACAACTACCCGGTCATCTATCACGTTCTGCTCGCTGGCTTTTATTAGCTTTGCTAAGGAAAAACATTTCTGATCGTGTGCCCATAGAGCATATATTCCTCTCACCCTGGCTAAAGGAACAAAAACcttttcatatgtatataccaGTAGATGTGGCCATACCCGATGATGAGGATGATTGTCTGAGCGATAACGATTCAATGGATTGTATGGATATTGTAGAAGATGATGGCGTGCAGCCTTTGGATTATTCCTGCAGCACCTTAAGTTTGAATTATGTTAATGATTCATATGCTGAAATGGGTTGA
- the LOC111687384 gene encoding F-box/WD repeat-containing protein 4, producing MVFANMTFYYYYITTLQGKLKEKNKYTNKKVNKSKQSQSKLCKIKECGMQLLDLNTDCLLKIFNYCDEKDLINLSRAHRILQNVIDNNIFHKLTLDLLMCGHRHQPDIIKRTHSYLSYANRLKIAKNWLNGCYREQQYFHRSKMFATKLHLERNWLYVSYAGYLSQHKRLKAEALQRRYHQEITTSNRADIADFIKKNDSIFAGRVTGSCFIYEDGYAYEQQLHPPKEYLRCVDFAGQMYATSTDNFAKIWRREEELGLINLDLVKNLKHSYKTMRFNVSGDRLFGGLYTSTSRRALQEIDLESGCEQDLNSNTISIYDLKLKDDHILFTANFDTSFRLYDRRSDRDEMIWEDPFDSSFFCLEYDGLYAVLCGTKYHSRVNLYDIRKPDKHMQLYFPQINRRRRGGEFKSSPVYSLACDSRYLFVATDHNVHVLDFKVDCAVSRDYRDIFRQMYRI from the exons ATGGTTTTTGCTAACATGACATTTTACTACTATTATATTACAACTCTGCAGggtaaacttaaagaaaaaaacaaatacactaACAAAAAGGTAAACAAATCAAAGCAAAGCCAGTCAAAGTTGTGCAAAATTAAAGAATGCGGAATGCAATTATTGGACTTAAATACCGattgtttattgaaaatctttaattatTGTGATGAAaaagatttaataaatctaTCACGGGCCCATCGTATACTTCAAAATGTAATCGATAACAATATATTCCATAAATTAACGTTGGATCTGCTAATGTGTGGCCATCGCCATCAACCAGACATAATAAAACG CACCCATTCCTATTTATCTTATGCCAATCGTTTGAAAATTGCCAAAAACTGGCTAAATGGCTGTTATCGTGAACAGCAATATTTCCATCGTTCCAAAATGTTTGCCACCAAATTACATTTGGAACGTAATTGGCTATATGTTTCCTACGCCGGTTACCTTAGTCAACATAAACGCCTAAAAGCTGAGGCTTTGCAAAGACGTTACCATCAGGAAATAACCACCAGTAATCGTGCTGACATTGCTgactttataaaaaagaatgatAGCATTTTTGCCGGACGTGTAACGGGCAGTTGTTTTATATATGAAGATGGCTATGCCTACGAACAACAATTACACCCACCCAAAGAGTATTTACGTTGTGTGGACTTTGCTGGTCAAATGTATGCCACTAGCACGgataattttgctaaaatatgGCGTCGTGAGGAAGAGTTGGGTTTGATTAATTTGGATTtggtgaaaaatttaaaacattcatATAAGACTATGCGTTTCAATGTGTCGGGAGATCGTTTGTTTGGTGGTCTTTATACATCCACCTCTAGACGTGCTTTGCAAGAAATTGACTTAGAAAG TGGCTGTGAACAGGATCTCAATTCCAATACTATATCCATATATGATCTCAAACTAAAGGATGATCATATACTTTTCACCGCCAACTTTGATACAAGTTTTCGTCTTTATGATCGTCGTTCGGATCGTGATGAAATGATATGGGAAGATCCTTTTGATTCATCATTCTTTTGCCTAGAATATGATGGTCTCTATGCGGTATTATGTGGCACTAAATATCATAGTCGTGTTAATCTCTACGATATACGTAAACCAGACAAACATATGCAATTGTATTTTCCCCAAATCAATCGCCGACGTCGTGGAGGTGAATTTAAATCATCACCCGTCTATAGTTTGGCCTGTGATAGTCGTTATTTATTTGTGGCCACTGATCATAATGTTCATGTACTTGATTTTAAAGTTGACTGTGCTGTGAGCCGAGATTATCGTGATATATTTCGACAAATGTATCgtatttaa